The genomic region GCCGCGCGCATGCGCTCCACTCGCTCGGCCATCGCCGCGCGGGCGGCGTCCGGTTCCACGATCCACGCGTGGCGGCCGAACCCCAACACCCAGCCGGTGACCCACTCGAAGCCCTCGCAGTCGATCACGATCTCGGCACTGCCATCGTCGAACCGGGTCACTTCGCCGTGCGGCCACGCGGCGCCGACTCGCGCGGTCGCGACCGGGTCCAGGTGCACGCGCACTGCGACGGCGTCCGCGGACGGGACGTACAACCGTTCGCGGCGGTACGCCTCGAGGTCGAAGTCCGGCGGGACGGTGAACCGCGCATCCGTGACCTCGAGCGATGAGATCCGATCGATGCGGAACGTACGCGTATCGCCGCGCTTGTGGCAGTGACCGACGACGTACCACTGGCCGGCGTGGTGCACGACGCCGTAGGGATCGACGGTGCGGCGCTCGGCCGAACCGCTCGACACGGCGCCGTAGTGCATCGTGACCGCACGCCGCGTGCGAGCCGCAGTCACGAGGTCGCGCAGGTGGCGCGCGA from Deltaproteobacteria bacterium harbors:
- a CDS encoding WYL domain-containing protein, yielding MRDVNHRLRRLLFLVPYVARHPDGVPVDALAALVGVDRDQLLKDLDLLTQVGPPDGDPGEYLLVSVEEGRVFVDLAQRLTRPLRLTPAEGCSLLLGVRALRESGIAPFDDALASAEHKLKRALGRDAPVAEQLATGTVVSEPDRIVARHLRDLVTAARTRRAVTMHYGAVSSGSAERRTVDPYGVVHHAGQWYVVGHCHKRGDTRTFRIDRISSLEVTDARFTVPPDFDLEAYRRERLYVPSADAVAVRVHLDPVATARVGAAWPHGEVTRFDDGSAEIVIDCEGFEWVTGWVLGFGRHAWIVEPDAARAAMAERVERMRAALAVAAPTGAG